In one window of Pseudorasbora parva isolate DD20220531a chromosome 7, ASM2467924v1, whole genome shotgun sequence DNA:
- the tcea3 gene encoding transcription elongation factor A protein 3 isoform X19, with protein sequence MTREEDLLRIAKKLDKMVSRNNMDGALDLLRELKNFNMTLKLLQDTRIGMSVNGIRKHCTDEDVINLAKILIKNWKKLLESAQNQKSERTNEVKNGNHPSKPSGSPNRTSPERESRKDSADSKTLPPRKLSVEGRRDSKDSTDSKSSHHLLKRQSSETKLERRDSTNSRSGNSPQARKSSESKSKPETPKTPTTPTSPLSPSLSSVGPLSPRLQTGDSIRDKCIEMLTAALRTDDDYKDYGTNCEGMAAEIEDHIYQEIKATDMKYKNRVRSRISNLKDPKNPNLRKNVLAGAIELRRIATMTAEEMASDELKQLRNVLTQEAIREHQMAKTGGTTTDLLQCGKCRKKNCTYNQVQTRSADEPMTTFVLCNECGNRWKFC encoded by the exons ATGACGCGAGAGGAGGACCTGTTGCGGATTGCTAAAAAACTAGACAAGATGGTGTCTAGAAATAACATG GATGGAGCCCTAGATCTTCTTAGGGAATTGAAAAATTTCAACATGACACTGAAGCTCCTTCAG GATACAAGAATTGGCATGTCTGTCAATGGAATAAGAAAACATTGCACAGATGAGGATGTCATTAACTTGGCAAAGATTCTTATCAAAAACTGGAAGAAGCTTTTAG aatCAGCTCAAAACCAAAAGTCTGAGAGGACAAATGAGGTGAAGAATGGCAATCATCCAAGCAAGCCATCAGGGTCTCCCAACAGGACTTCTCCTGAGAGAGAGTCCAG AAAGGACTCCGCAGATTCCAAAACGCTCCCTCCCAGAAAGCTGAGCGTGGAAGGACGGAGAGACAG TAAGGACTCTACCGACTCCAAGTCAAGCCATCACCTTTTGAAACGACAATCAAGTGAAACTAAATTAGAAAG GAGAGATTCAACTAACTCAAGGTCTGGCAACTCACCTCAGGCCAGGAAATCTAGTGAAAG CAAGAGTAAACCAGAGACCCCAAAGACGCCCACAACACCCACAAGCCCCCTCTCTCCGTCGCTTAGTAGTGTGGGTCCTTTATCTCCTCGTCTGCAAACCGGGGATTCCATCAGGGACAAATGCATTGAAATGCTGACTGCCGCACTACGTACAGATG ATGACTACAAAGACTATGGGACAAACTGTGAGGGCATGGCAGCGGAAATCGAGGATCATATC TACCAGGAGATAAAAGCCACAGATATGAAATACAAGAACAGAGTCCGCAGCCGCATAAGTAACCTGAAGGATCCCAAAAATCCCAATCTGCGTAAAAATGTCTTAGCTGGAGCCATCGAGTTGAGGCGCATCGCCACCATGACTGCTGAG GAAATGGCTAGTGATGAACTAAAACAGTTGAGGAACGTGTTGACCCAGGAGGCCATCCGAGAACATCAGATGGCAAAGACCGGAGGAACCACAACTGACCTGCTTCAGTGTGGCAAGTGCAGGAAGAAAAACTGCACCTACAACCAG GTGCAAACTCGGAGTGCTGATGAACCAATGACCACCTTTGTGTTGTGCAATGAATGTGGTAATCGCTGGAAG ttcTGCTAA
- the tcea3 gene encoding transcription elongation factor A protein 3 isoform X18, which yields MTREEDLLRIAKKLDKMVSRNNMDGALDLLRELKNFNMTLKLLQDTRIGMSVNGIRKHCTDEDVINLAKILIKNWKKLLESAQNQKSERTNEVKNGNHPSKPSGSPNRTSPERESRKDTRDSKPLKRPSTKLKIERKDSADSKTLPPRKLSVEGRRDSKDSTDSKSSHHLLKRQSSETKLERRDSTNSRSGNSPQARKSSESKSKPETPKTPTTPTSPLSPSLSSVGPLSPRLQTGDSIRDKCIEMLTAALRTDDDYKDYGTNCEGMAAEIEDHIYQEIKATDMKYKNRVRSRISNLKDPKNPNLRKNVLAGAIELRRIATMTAEEMASDELKQLRNVLTQEAIREHQMAKTGGTTTDLLQCGKCRKKNCTYNQVQTRSADEPMTTFVLCNECGNRWKFC from the exons ATGACGCGAGAGGAGGACCTGTTGCGGATTGCTAAAAAACTAGACAAGATGGTGTCTAGAAATAACATG GATGGAGCCCTAGATCTTCTTAGGGAATTGAAAAATTTCAACATGACACTGAAGCTCCTTCAG GATACAAGAATTGGCATGTCTGTCAATGGAATAAGAAAACATTGCACAGATGAGGATGTCATTAACTTGGCAAAGATTCTTATCAAAAACTGGAAGAAGCTTTTAG aatCAGCTCAAAACCAAAAGTCTGAGAGGACAAATGAGGTGAAGAATGGCAATCATCCAAGCAAGCCATCAGGGTCTCCCAACAGGACTTCTCCTGAGAGAGAGTCCAG AAAAGACACGCGAGACAGTAAACCACTCAAAAGACCATCAACGAAGCTCAAGATTGAGAG AAAGGACTCCGCAGATTCCAAAACGCTCCCTCCCAGAAAGCTGAGCGTGGAAGGACGGAGAGACAG TAAGGACTCTACCGACTCCAAGTCAAGCCATCACCTTTTGAAACGACAATCAAGTGAAACTAAATTAGAAAG GAGAGATTCAACTAACTCAAGGTCTGGCAACTCACCTCAGGCCAGGAAATCTAGTGAAAG CAAGAGTAAACCAGAGACCCCAAAGACGCCCACAACACCCACAAGCCCCCTCTCTCCGTCGCTTAGTAGTGTGGGTCCTTTATCTCCTCGTCTGCAAACCGGGGATTCCATCAGGGACAAATGCATTGAAATGCTGACTGCCGCACTACGTACAGATG ATGACTACAAAGACTATGGGACAAACTGTGAGGGCATGGCAGCGGAAATCGAGGATCATATC TACCAGGAGATAAAAGCCACAGATATGAAATACAAGAACAGAGTCCGCAGCCGCATAAGTAACCTGAAGGATCCCAAAAATCCCAATCTGCGTAAAAATGTCTTAGCTGGAGCCATCGAGTTGAGGCGCATCGCCACCATGACTGCTGAG GAAATGGCTAGTGATGAACTAAAACAGTTGAGGAACGTGTTGACCCAGGAGGCCATCCGAGAACATCAGATGGCAAAGACCGGAGGAACCACAACTGACCTGCTTCAGTGTGGCAAGTGCAGGAAGAAAAACTGCACCTACAACCAG GTGCAAACTCGGAGTGCTGATGAACCAATGACCACCTTTGTGTTGTGCAATGAATGTGGTAATCGCTGGAAG ttcTGCTAA
- the tcea3 gene encoding transcription elongation factor A protein 3 isoform X20 translates to MTREEDLLRIAKKLDKMVSRNNMDGALDLLRELKNFNMTLKLLQDTRIGMSVNGIRKHCTDEDVINLAKILIKNWKKLLESAQNQKSERTNEVKNGNHPSKPSGSPNRTSPERESSPRRLTTEIKPDLDSNKKLDEKHRREKRDAELRNRKQENDQKKEKQSINNKKELERKDGLNGDHLPTQKTHSSPPPKCPLPSGEVKRERKDAPVDFFPPASIISHHPLRRSAVDVKKERKDTPGSSQSLPLQSHPPKRPFTDVKKERRDTHELLFPLHHHPPPPLPPPPIPIPRRSSDVKKERRDPSEILPHPAPILSLPSPPPPPKRPSLEEPKERAKKAIDPNAPLPPLPFHLHPQKRETKKERLGLGVLSV, encoded by the exons ATGACGCGAGAGGAGGACCTGTTGCGGATTGCTAAAAAACTAGACAAGATGGTGTCTAGAAATAACATG GATGGAGCCCTAGATCTTCTTAGGGAATTGAAAAATTTCAACATGACACTGAAGCTCCTTCAG GATACAAGAATTGGCATGTCTGTCAATGGAATAAGAAAACATTGCACAGATGAGGATGTCATTAACTTGGCAAAGATTCTTATCAAAAACTGGAAGAAGCTTTTAG aatCAGCTCAAAACCAAAAGTCTGAGAGGACAAATGAGGTGAAGAATGGCAATCATCCAAGCAAGCCATCAGGGTCTCCCAACAGGACTTCTCCTGAGAGAGAGTCCAG TCCAAGAAGGTTGACAACGGAAATTAAACCAGACTTAGACTCCAACAAGAAACTCGATGAAAAACATAGAAGAGAGAAACGAGATGCAGAGCTCAGGAACAGGAAACAagaaaatgaccagaaaaaagagaaacaaTCTATTAACAATAAAAAGGAGCTAGAGAG GAAAGATGGATTGAACGGTGATCACCTTCCCACCCAAAAGACGCATTCATCTCCACCCCCCAAGTGTCCTCTTCCATCTGGGGAAGTGAAGAGGGAAAG GAAAGATGCTCCCGTTGATTTTTTCCCTCCTGCTTCGATCATTTCTCACCATCCTCTAAGACGCTCAGCAGTAGATGTAAAGAAAGAGAG AAAAGACACTCCAGGTTCCTCACAGTCTCTTCCTCTTCAGTCTCATCCTCCTAAACGTCCCTTCACAGATGTAAAGAAAGAACG GAGAGACACACATGAACTTCTTTttcctcttcatcatcacccTCCTCCTccacttcctcctcctcctattCCTATCCCTAGGCGCTCATCAGATGTGAAGAAAGAAAG GAGAGATCCTTCTGAAATTTTACCTCATCCTGCTCCTATCCTTTCTCTtccctctcctcctcctcctcccaaACGCCCATCATTAGAGGAGCCCAAAGAACG GGCAAAGAAAGCAATTGATCCGAATGCCCCCCTTCCTCCTTTACCTTTTCATCTACATCCTCAGAAACGAGAGACGAAAAAAGAAAGGTTAGGGCTGGGTGTGTTGTCTGTttga